The DNA region TGTAAAGTGAAATAAACACATGAGAAGAACCAAGTTAAGAGAGTGAAATTTTTTGCCTCGGGTGGTACTTAGCTGTGTTTAAGGAGCCTTTGGTAGAGGCAAAAAAAAACATTGGTGCATCCTCACATAACAAGCTTCCCTTACTACAGACTTCAAAAATAGTAGTAATCCTAGTTTTTTTCCTTACTATGAAGCACTCAAAAATATCATTTTACATATCTTTGTTTATTGCTATTAAAATGATTTAGGCAACCTACCAGATTTCAGATATTGACTCATTCCTTCCCCATTTATATTTGCAGATAGTATAACTTTCTCATTCAGCTTCCAGAGGAGAATACCAGCTATCAAATACCTTCAAGAGAACCAAGCATAAAAGTGACTTAATTAATGGCAAAAGGGGAGAAGTAAGAAAACAAGAACCATGAATTCATTGGTTTGCCAAAAATATCAGATTGCATACACATACTCAGATGTAACTGTAGCTATAGCAGCACCACCTATGCCTAGACCAAGTAGAAAAATCAAAATGGGATCAAGGATTGCATTTAGCAAGTTTCCAGCACCTGATATGCAAGATGATTGTAGATGTTGCTCAGTGATGAATATGGCATCGACAAAATAAGATGTGAACAATAACTAGAAAAACTAAGTTTAATGGTGAAGATGAGATAGAGGGAGAATTAAGCAATCTTCAGTAGCACTGGTAAAGAAACAACCAAGTAAGCATAAGTTACATAAAATCAAATGTCGAAAACATAATACTTACAGACAGCATATAGTGGTGTTTTTGTATCCTTAAAGCCACGAAATGTTCCTTGTGCAGCAAGTGTCAATACAATTGCAGGAGCACCAAATGCTCGTAGGGTAAGAAATTGTTCTGCAGGTAGTCGCATAGGTGAATCCTGCAACAATCATAAGATGGTGTCAATTTCCATAGAGGCATAAGAAAGCATTCAACTACCATCCTTTATTGCATTGCAGAAATACTTATTAGATTCTTAGCAACAGTTCTAACAGTTAGCTTCAATTCCATGGCTCTCCTTTAGGGAATTTTCTACGTTCCAAAATCATCAATATAGGAAATCATGTTTTAACAACAAAGAATGTAATTATATTTCCTTGACTTTTTTCAGTATGCAATATCCATTCAGTTGAAAAGAAAGACCAAGAGTTTACTTTAGTTGACTACAGTTGTGTAATGATGATGAAATTTCTAGAGTAACTATTGTGACTATTGCCTGATTGTACATACAACAGCTATACCCATGAAATCCATCAGCGTTCTCAAGCCAAAAATTAGACCGATTGATTCCAAAATCCCAACTGCAGCAGCCAAAGCCAAAGAAGTCGATACTGATGGAAGAGACTTCCTGCTCTCTCCATCAACTTCACCGTTGGGCTCGAGTTGCAAAGATTCTGTGCACAAACTACAATCTTGACTAAAATATGATTCCAAAAGTTATCCATCTACTTTCACACAGAGATAAAAACTCCTACCTATTCCACCAGCAAAATCTTTGTCCCCAGGACGAGGCTCAAGAGCCTGCTGAGCAGCAACAAAGGACGTAGTCACATTGAGCAAAGGAATGTTAAACAACTTCGATACCAGATTGAAAACCGAGACTGAGACACCAATTGCTGCTAGCTCAGCTGACCCTATTGAAGTGTTATACAACTTTACATGGCGAGAAGAGAAacgattaataaataaattagcaACATGGCATCAAAGTTCCGCCAAAATGCTCCAATTGAAGCAATCCATGCATGAATGAAACAGTCAACCCAGAAAAACTGCAAGCTTTCTGCCAGACAATGGCAAGATCCTCAAagataataaattttgaaagaaaaaaaaaagaccaaTACCCAAATGTCCTACGAAGGCGGTGTCCACAAGCAATGCAATGGGGTCAGCAGCAAGGGCCAACATAGCCGGAACTGCAATGCCCAGTATCTCCAAATTGATATCGTCGCCTCTAGGAATCCCCAATAGAAAAATCAATTCCTCAACTCAAAACGCTTGACCAATTGGAAAAAAAGACGTAAATTTCGGCAGGCGGGCCAAGGAACCTAGAAGAAGCACATAACAAATACCTAATTCGATCCAGGAGGCGTGAGACCGAGCTGAGGAGAGGTTGGAAGGTGTCCGAAGGCCGGTGCTTGGCTTTCTGACGGGGGCTGCGCCGGTTCTGAGTTCTTAAGTGGGTTGTGCGGCGAAATAGGAGATGCTCCGTGTTCGGTGTCCTGGTAGGTGGCGAAGGGGAATAAGAGAGACGCGAGAAAATTCGGACGGGAGCATGGGCGGAGGCGATGGCCATGGCTGGGAAGAGAGCGAGAGACCCTGTGGATCCTAGCTACCGCGGGCGCTTCGCGACCATAAGCTTGAAGCTTCGTCTCATCTCAGGGAAACGTGaaatatctttttttttgttatttttcttttaaaaacattccATTATAATTAGGCATTAGTATTTAGAGAAATTGTTCTAAATTCCATGGTGAGTTTAATTTGCACgttttttcatttttgaaaaattacatatatcttttaaaaaatagaaaatgactttttatccttttctattttctagaaaacactttctatttttttttaaaatagacacaaaaaatacaaatcaaatatcatttttcaaaaatacatattttttttcagaaaataaaaaacacacaaATCAAATGCAcccattatttttattttttttaaatatataaaatttaatacatttaaaaatatttttttatcaaattaaagagactttattttaattaaataatattaaatttaagaatttttaccgatataaaaaaattatatctcatttttaattttttaaaatgagatataattctttttaaatttaatattatttaattaaaattatatatgacaAAATCAGTGCTCAATTTAAGGAATGGGAAAAAAATAGGTAGAAATTGAGGAGTAGTTTAGTTTTGCCATTA from Zingiber officinale cultivar Zhangliang chromosome 4B, Zo_v1.1, whole genome shotgun sequence includes:
- the LOC121976765 gene encoding protein DETOXIFICATION 44, chloroplastic-like isoform X2, producing MLALAADPIALLVDTAFVGHLGSAELAAIGVSVSVFNLVSKLFNIPLLNVTTSFVAAQQALEPRPGDKDFAGGIESLQLEPNGEVDGESRKSLPSVSTSLALAAAVGILESIGLIFGLRTLMDFMGIAVDSPMRLPAEQFLTLRAFGAPAIVLTLAAQGTFRGFKDTKTPLYAVCAGNLLNAILDPILIFLLGLGIGGAAIATVTSEYLIAGILLWKLNEKVILSANINGEGMSQYLKSVGLLVGRTIAVLITMTISTSLAAQEGPVPMAGHQICLQVWLAVSLLNDALALAGQALLASEYTVKNYKQARIIVYRVLQIGTTTGIALSVLLFFGFEPFSTLFTTDFAVLQIARSGVLFVTISQPINALAFVIDGLYYGVSDFSYAAYSMVFIGLISSAFLLVVSPVFGLAGVWAGLVLFMSLRAIAGIWRLQTRGGPWKILWSDTEIGSIKES
- the LOC121976765 gene encoding protein DETOXIFICATION 44, chloroplastic-like isoform X1, with product MAIASAHAPVRIFSRLSYSPSPPTRTPNTEHLLFRRTTHLRTQNRRSPRQKAKHRPSDTFQPLLSSVSRLLDRIRGDDINLEILGIAVPAMLALAADPIALLVDTAFVGHLGSAELAAIGVSVSVFNLVSKLFNIPLLNVTTSFVAAQQALEPRPGDKDFAGGIESLQLEPNGEVDGESRKSLPSVSTSLALAAAVGILESIGLIFGLRTLMDFMGIAVDSPMRLPAEQFLTLRAFGAPAIVLTLAAQGTFRGFKDTKTPLYAVCAGNLLNAILDPILIFLLGLGIGGAAIATVTSEYLIAGILLWKLNEKVILSANINGEGMSQYLKSVGLLVGRTIAVLITMTISTSLAAQEGPVPMAGHQICLQVWLAVSLLNDALALAGQALLASEYTVKNYKQARIIVYRVLQIGTTTGIALSVLLFFGFEPFSTLFTTDFAVLQIARSGVLFVTISQPINALAFVIDGLYYGVSDFSYAAYSMVFIGLISSAFLLVVSPVFGLAGVWAGLVLFMSLRAIAGIWRLQTRGGPWKILWSDTEIGSIKES